A genomic segment from Daphnia pulex isolate KAP4 chromosome 5, ASM2113471v1 encodes:
- the LOC124194004 gene encoding alpha-aminoadipic semialdehyde synthase, mitochondrial-like gives MLLLLLNRPALEASHRFHNLLRNGASLAITSRSYADVRGKILAIRREDQSVWERRAPLSPTNVRKLVRAGVKVLVQPSNRRAYPMQAYANAGAIIQEDIGEAPVIVGVKQIPIDFLLPNKTYCFFSHTIKAQEANMPLLDAMLEKNIRLVDYEKMMDANGQRVVAFGKYAGVAGMINILHGLGLRLLALGHHTPFMHIGPAHNYRNSGMARQAVRDAGFEIAIGMLPKSIGPLTFCFTGSGNVSQGAQEIFQDLPHEYVPPDMLQKVADHGATNKIYACEVSRRDHLIRIKGGPFDAKEYDEYPSRYISVFSKKIAPYASVIINGIYWAPNSPKLITIPDAKVLIRSAQSHLPWVQTSLGSPPLPHRLLAICDISADPGGSIEFMNECTTIDNPFCLYDAEQHKDTNSFKGPGILVCSIDNMPTQLPREATDFFGDLLLPHVFDVLQSDATKPFEEHKFTNVIEGAVITSNGKLTKNFEYIQDLRNQRNLAKHRILGDYDAQTKRVLLLGAGYVSAPVVEYLTRSNDVVVHVASALRDEADTLARRFPRTEPVLLNVQERPDLLQELIGKADVVVSLLPYALHPLVAEQCIASKTNMVTASYLSPAMKELHQRAVEAGVSIVNEVGLDPGIDHLLAMECFEEVHQGGGKVKSFVSYCGGLPAPECSDNPLRYRFSWSPRGALLNTVSSGRFLKDGKVVEIPAGGALLEKAEKLDFLPGFAFEGFANRDSLDYVDHYGIPEARTVFRGTIRYAGYSDHILGLIQLGLISQEPHPCLHSGGPDITWRQFMCNLLGITDYNIFYDNLKNQLFERTGRNASRIKAIEDLGLLSEELVVKYGNPIDTISQYLAKRLALGPADRDLVVLRHEVEILWPDQRHELRGINLVCYGQSSSAGYSAMARTVGYPAAIATKMLLDGEIQRKGMVLPFIQDIYRPMLKRLKAEGIVAEEKSTFSSAVPEKPIVLEREGEIASVKIDSKTIEHLERLSLVDFANREGIRRLEEAIQFANQIHSVDTSAVKPLINVLYEEYIQSLREDCVTEGNIREEILSNATVTEEDPNFDKFSFLGEALQNRIEQEWIRSNVTQNSNALLINSDSLNQINVELVQLFLDAQSLMGSNSSLSLASKTSVKKTSKAIKDVTAMADLIDALPQTHLNLCTLTQPALKNDEFIRLQKTRLRWWKSYLQQPVLLNTTGSASLDETFVEQKIEFGSPALGSEPFEVLKLYNPAVFADLQLNEETKKSLMVKFQRKSSWPCLVTSQVKLELAVCFFLTDAYFTRNKASVLSLHKALAPYAVGIVVEGSPTRMAELEDLRRLMSLEFKQSRIPVLPLNAPWTTAQCDARGMPYLIFLSDSTLEQGICGLRSRDNTLQEQVHVSNIVERLKKFLV, from the exons ATGCTTTTGTTGCTCCTTAATAGGCCTGCTCTAGAGGCTTCTCACCGTTTCCACAACCTCCTCAGGAATGGGGCCTCATTGGCCATTACTTCCAGATCTTACGCTGATGTCAGGGGAAAG ATCCTGGCAATCAGGAGAGAGGATCAGTCAGTGTGGGAGCGAAGGGCTCCACTTTCACCCACCAATGTTCGCAAGCTAGTCAGGGCAGGAGTGAAGGTTCTTGTTCAACCCTCCAACAGAAGAGCTTACCCCATGCAAGCTTATGCAAATGCAGGGGCAATCATCCAGGAAGACATCGGAGAGGCACCCGTCATCGTCGGAGTCAAGCAAATCCCCATCGACTTTTTACTACCCAACAAGAcctattgtttcttttcccacACAATCAAGGCTCAGGAAGCCAACATGCCTTTGCTGGACGCAATGTTGGAAAAG AATATCCGACTGGTTGACTACGAGAAAATGATGGATGCAAACGGCCAGCGGGTTGTGGCTTTTGGCAAGTACGCCGGTGTGGCCGGCATGATCAATATTCTTCACGGTCTAGGTCTACGACTCTTGGCCCTCGGACACCACACCCCGTTCATG CATATTGGGCCAGCGCACAACTATCGCAATTCGGGAATGGCTCGCCAAGCCGTTCGTGATGCTGGTTTTGAGATCGCTATAGGCATGTTGCCCAAATCCATCGGTCCTTTAACGTTTTGTTTCACTGGATCGGGCAATGTCTCGCAAGGCGCTCAAGAAATCTTCCAG GATTTGCCGCACGAGTACGTCCCCCCGGACATGTTGCAAAAGGTGGCCGATCACGGAGCCACGAACAAAATTTACGCCTGCGAAGTCAGCCGGCGCGATCATCTCATCCGCATCAAAGGCGGGCCTTTTGACGCCAAAGAGTACGACGAATATCCCAGCCGTTACATCTCCGTCTTCAGCAAAAAG ATTGCTCCTTACGCTTCGGTTATAATCAACGGAATCTATTGGGCGCCCAACTCGCCAAAGCTCATCACCATTCCGGATGCCAAAGTACTCATCCGCTCGGCTCAGAGTCACCTTCCTTGGGTGCAGACGTCACTCGGCTCACCACCTCTGCCGCACCGGCTTCTTGCCATTTGCGACATCA GTGCCGACCCCGGAGGTTCGATCGAGTTTATGAACGAATGCACCACCATCGACAATCCGTTTTGCCTTTACGACGCCGAACAGCACAAGGACACCAACag TTTCAAAGGCCCTGGAATTTTGGTCTGCTCCATCGACAACATGCCGACGCAGTTGCCCCGTGAAGCCACCGACTTTTTCGGCGATTTGTTGCTGCCACACGTGTTTGACGTTTTACAGTCGGACGCCACGAAACCCTTCGAGGAGCACAAATTCACCAACGTCATTGAAGGTGCCGTCATCACCAGCAACGGCAAACTCACCAAAAATTTCGAGTACATCCAGGACCTGAGGAACCAGCGAAA cTTGGCAAAACACCGCATTCTCGGGGATTACGACGCTCAGACTAAGCGAGTGCTTTTGCTGGGCGCTGGCTACGTCTCGGCTCCTGTTGTCGAGTATTTAACGAGGTCCAACGACGTTGTCGTCCATGTTG catcCGCACTGAGAGACGAAGCAGACACTTTGGCTCGTCGTTTCCCCCGCACCGAGCCCGTCCTTTTGAACGTCCAGGAGCGACCTGATTTGCTGCAGGAGCTGATCGGCAAAGCCGACGTGGTCGTCTCGCTTTTGCCCTATGCCCTGCATCCGCTTGTGGCCGAGCAGTGCATCGCCTCCAAGACCAACATGGTGACGGCCAGCTATCTCTCGCCGGCGATGAAGGAGTTGCACCAACGGGCCGTCGAGGCCGGAGTGTCAATCGTCAACGAAGTAGGCCTCGACCCGGGCATCGACCACTTGCTGGCTATGGAGTGTTTCGAAGAAGTTCACCAGGGCGGAGGCAAAGTCAAATCATTCGTTTCGTATTGCGGCGGACTCCCGGCTCCAGAATGCTCCGACAATCCGCTTCGCTATCGGTTCTCTTGGAGTCCACGCGGGGCTCTACTCAACACTGTGTCCAGCGGCCGTTTCCTCAAGGACGGCAAG GTTGTCGAGATTCCGGCCGGAGGTGCACTACTTGAAAAGGCTGAAAAGTTGGACTTTTTGCCCGGATTTGCCTTTGAAGGTTTCGCCAATCGCGACTCACTGGACTACGTTGACCATTATGGAATTCCGGAAGCACGCACCGTCTTTAGAGGCACGATCCGCTATGCTGGATACTCGGACCACATCCTAGGTCTAATCCAGCTTGGCCTCATCAGCCAGGAACCTCACCCGTGTCTGCATTCCGGTGGGCCAGACATCACTTGGAGGCAGTTTATGTGCAACCTGTTGGGCATCACCGACTACAACATCTTTTACGACAACCTGAAGAACCAATTATTTGAGCGGACCGGTCGCAATGCCAGCCGCATCAAGGCCATTGAAGATTTGGGATTGCTTTCTGAGGAATTGGTCGTTAAGTACGGCAATCCCATTGATACCATTA GTCAATATTTGGCAAAGCGATTGGCGTTGGGCCCAGCTGATCGCGATCTCGTGGTTTTACGGCACGAAGTCGAAATTTTGTGGCCGGATCAACGCCACGAATTACGGGGCATTAATTTGGTTTGTTACGGCCAATCCAGCAGCGCAGGCTACTCTGCAATGGCCCGCACCGTCGGTTACCCAGCTGCCATTGCCACCAAAATGTTGCTGGATGGTGAAATTCAACGCAAGGGCATGGTCTTGCCCTTCATCCAGGATATTTACAGGCCAATGCTGAAACGCCTCAAGGCTGAAGGCATTGTGGCCGAAGAAAAGTCCAC atttaGTTCAGCAGTGCCTGAGAAACCCATCGTTCTTGAAAGGGAAGGTGAAATAGCTTCTGTCAAAATTGATTCCAAGACTATCGAGCACTTGGAGCGGCTCTCATTGGTGGATTTCGCCAATCGTGAAGGCATTCGTCGATTAGAAGAAGCTATTCAGTTCGCCAATCAGATACATTCTGTAGATACATCGGCAGTGAAACCCTTGATAAATGTCCTATACGAAGAGTACATTCAATCACTGAGAGAAGATTGTGTGACTGAGGGTAATATCAGAGAAGAAATCCTCTCCAATGCTACTGTGACAGAAGAAGA TCcaaattttgacaaattttcatttcttggtGAAGCTCTGCAAAATAGGATTGAGCAAGAGTGGATCAGAAGCAATGTGacccaaaattcaaatgcctTGCTCATTAATAGTGACTCTTTAAACCAAATAAATGTGGAACTTGTGCAGTTGTTCTTGGATGCCCAATCTCTCATGGGATCTAACAGTTCCCTTAGTCTAGCTAGCAAAACTTCTGTAAAGAAAACCTCCAAAGCAATTAAAGACGTGACGGCCATGGCGGACTTGATTGATGCCCTCCCGCAAACTCATCTCAATCTTTGCACTCTAACGCAGCCTGCTCTGAAAAATGACGAATTCATCCGCCTCCAGAAAACGAGGCTTCGCTGGTGGAAATCTTATCTTCAACAGCCCGTTCTTCTCAACACGACGGGCAGCGCATCTTTAGACGAAACGTTCGTGGAACAGAAGATTGAATTCGGCTCCCCAGCTCTGGGATCGGAACCTTTTGAAGTCTTAAAACTCTACAATCCCGCTGTGTTCGCTGATTTGCAG ttgAATGAGGAGACGAAAAAGTCATTGATGGTCAAGTTTCAGCGGAAATCTTCTTGGCCGTGTTTGGTTACGTCCCAGGTGAAATTGGAGTTGGccgtttgtttctttcttacagACGCTTATTTCACCCGAAATAAGGc ATCCGTGTTATCGCTGCATAAGGCTCTAGCTCCGTATGCTGTGGGCATTGTTGTTGAAGGCTCCCCTACACGAATGGCCGAATTAGAGGATCTTCGCCGCTTAATGAGTCTCGAATTCAAACAGTCAAGAATTCCGGTCTTGCCATTAAATGCTCCTTGGACGACGGCTCAATGCGACGCTAGAGGAATGCcttatttaatatttctgtCAGATTCGACTCTTGAGCAAGGGATATGCGGTCTTCGTAGCAGAGACAACACACTGCAG GAACAGGTGCACGTAAGCAATATAGTAGaaagactaaaaaaatttctggtcTGA